The Flavobacterium marginilacus genome window below encodes:
- a CDS encoding TolC family protein has product MNKSLIVTIIFFLFFALVNGQENSWSLTKCMEAALQNNIEIKIRQLEIKRTQKSQNSVLNRMLPFVSLSGEQSYNFGSTIDPASNGRVSSNIQNDNFYLNARTNLIDFSAFANAKKDKINIELAKADKEVIENEYKLQILESFYQTLYAQELLKIQKEQFKQAVFNLERVTKEVAIGSKPQSDLYDMQLSFSEEENRNLESEQLYGIKKLQLFQLMNATSIVTKDVVLENVLNENISGKTENIQYSPKIKRAELKYQNSLKLINAERANNLPIVSAYYGYSTFYYTVLNQPAGNTDSFRNQLDDNKNQQVGIQMNVPIFNGFRNNKKIDASKIESEKSKQLIEQEKQELEKQVAIEEQNRSNYLELQKKLNEKQKYARASLTTTQAKFTNGKVEAILYSSVKNQLLSAEYDVLKNGLQLEYIGLKINLLKYNSLQN; this is encoded by the coding sequence ATGAATAAGAGCCTAATTGTAACGATTATCTTTTTTTTATTTTTTGCTTTAGTAAATGGCCAGGAAAATTCCTGGTCGCTTACTAAATGCATGGAGGCCGCTTTGCAGAATAATATCGAAATCAAAATCAGACAGCTTGAAATAAAAAGAACTCAGAAATCTCAGAATTCTGTTTTGAATCGAATGCTGCCCTTTGTTAGTTTATCTGGAGAACAAAGTTATAATTTCGGTTCAACTATAGATCCTGCATCAAATGGGAGAGTAAGTTCCAATATTCAGAATGATAATTTTTATCTGAATGCACGAACAAATTTGATTGATTTTAGCGCTTTCGCCAATGCCAAAAAAGATAAAATCAATATTGAACTCGCCAAAGCTGATAAAGAAGTGATTGAAAACGAATATAAACTGCAGATTTTAGAAAGTTTTTATCAAACACTTTATGCTCAGGAATTATTAAAAATTCAGAAAGAACAGTTCAAGCAGGCGGTTTTTAACCTTGAAAGAGTAACAAAAGAAGTTGCTATTGGGAGCAAACCACAAAGTGATCTGTATGATATGCAGCTGAGCTTTTCAGAAGAGGAAAATAGAAATCTTGAATCGGAACAACTGTATGGAATCAAAAAACTGCAATTGTTCCAATTGATGAATGCTACAAGCATAGTAACTAAAGATGTTGTATTAGAAAATGTTTTGAATGAAAACATATCCGGCAAAACTGAAAATATACAATACAGCCCTAAAATAAAACGAGCCGAACTTAAGTATCAAAACAGTTTAAAATTGATAAATGCAGAAAGAGCTAATAATTTGCCGATAGTGTCTGCTTACTACGGATATTCGACTTTTTATTATACTGTTTTAAATCAGCCCGCTGGAAATACCGATAGTTTCAGAAATCAATTAGATGACAATAAAAACCAGCAAGTGGGAATCCAGATGAATGTTCCCATTTTTAACGGATTTAGGAACAACAAAAAAATAGATGCTTCAAAAATTGAAAGCGAAAAATCAAAACAGCTCATAGAACAGGAAAAACAGGAGTTAGAAAAACAAGTTGCTATTGAAGAACAAAACAGAAGCAATTATCTTGAGTTGCAGAAGAAACTGAATGAAAAACAAAAATATGCCAGAGCATCTCTAACTACGACTCAGGCCAAATTTACTAATGGAAAAGTGGAAGCAATTTTGTATTCTTCGGTTAAAAATCAATTATTGTCCGCTGAATACGATGTACTCAAAAATGGGCTTCAGCTGGAGTATATTGGATTAAAAATAAATCTGCTGAAATACAATAGTCTGCAGAATTAA
- a CDS encoding ABC transporter ATP-binding protein codes for MIKIKNLSKIFRTEEIETKALSEVSLTINQGDFVSIMGPSGSGKSTLLNIIGLLDSASGDSYQLLNQEMIGLKEKAKSKVRKENIGFIFQNFNLIDELSVYDNIELPLIYNKVPSSERKQKVEAIAEKLNISHRLKHYPQQLSGGQQQRVAVARALINDPKIILADEPTGNLDSKNGNEVMELLTDLHANGATILMVTHSDYDASFSQKTILMKDGIVLSEKLNHRNVDVFKV; via the coding sequence ATGATTAAAATCAAAAACCTTTCGAAAATTTTTAGAACAGAAGAAATTGAAACAAAAGCATTAAGCGAAGTTTCATTAACCATTAATCAAGGTGATTTTGTTTCTATTATGGGACCTTCGGGAAGTGGAAAATCCACATTATTAAATATTATCGGGTTACTGGACAGTGCTTCGGGAGACAGTTACCAATTGCTGAATCAGGAAATGATCGGGCTGAAAGAGAAAGCTAAATCGAAAGTCAGAAAGGAAAATATTGGTTTTATTTTCCAGAATTTCAATCTAATAGATGAATTATCAGTGTATGACAATATCGAATTGCCTCTGATTTACAACAAAGTTCCTTCATCCGAAAGAAAACAAAAAGTAGAAGCAATTGCCGAAAAACTGAATATTTCGCATCGATTGAAACATTATCCGCAGCAGCTTTCTGGAGGACAGCAACAGCGTGTGGCGGTTGCAAGGGCTTTAATCAATGATCCGAAAATTATTCTTGCCGATGAGCCTACGGGAAATCTGGATAGTAAAAACGGAAACGAAGTAATGGAGTTATTAACAGATCTGCATGCCAATGGTGCAACAATCCTAATGGTAACCCACTCGGATTATGATGCATCATTTTCGCAGAAAACAATTTTGATGAAAGACGGAATAGTACTTTCGGAAAAACTGAATCATAGAAACGTTGATGTTTTTAAAGTATAA
- a CDS encoding SusE domain-containing protein has product MKKIIISLILLTGTLASLVACSDETLDPVGSVVKNTAVSSPAAGTDYILEAKTASNDAFTVKWSSVDFGYIAAVSYQLQIVKSTSANFDADAKTFDLGSFNEGLEGSTHQKTLTQRELNSILLSAGGSPAEKASYKFRVVGSPSGQEVKATNKLISKSGEVAFTATPYDTFDEFAKLYVPGSFGGASTYADWNPANAPKIYSPNNDGKYEGFVWMNVASPAFKFTDDQTWTNDKGDIAEAPNTFTTLVHTNGKDIKPTNGAGTYFITVDWTKNTYSIAPRQVAVIGDATPNGWGAATYLNFETNAASPYFRMYTINLTLKADAFLVRLADDWSVKMGTVSGSKETLVATSANKIRLNGGDMVVPAAGNYKIVLDLRNAANYNLRLIPN; this is encoded by the coding sequence ATGAAAAAAATAATTATAAGTCTAATTTTATTAACAGGAACACTAGCCTCTCTTGTTGCTTGTAGTGACGAAACACTAGATCCAGTAGGTTCTGTTGTTAAAAACACAGCTGTAAGTTCGCCTGCCGCTGGTACAGATTACATATTGGAAGCAAAAACAGCATCCAATGATGCCTTTACTGTAAAATGGTCATCAGTAGATTTTGGGTATATTGCTGCTGTTAGTTACCAGTTACAGATAGTAAAATCTACATCTGCTAATTTTGATGCAGATGCTAAAACCTTTGATTTAGGAAGCTTCAATGAAGGTCTAGAAGGAAGTACTCATCAAAAAACACTTACTCAGCGTGAATTAAATAGTATCCTTTTGTCTGCAGGAGGTTCTCCAGCAGAGAAAGCAAGCTATAAATTTAGAGTTGTAGGAAGTCCATCTGGCCAAGAAGTTAAAGCTACAAATAAATTGATTTCCAAATCTGGAGAAGTGGCTTTTACAGCAACTCCATATGACACATTTGATGAATTTGCTAAATTATATGTACCTGGAAGTTTTGGAGGAGCTAGTACTTATGCTGATTGGAATCCTGCTAATGCACCTAAAATATACTCACCAAACAATGACGGAAAATATGAAGGTTTTGTTTGGATGAACGTTGCCAGTCCAGCCTTTAAATTTACAGATGACCAAACTTGGACAAACGATAAAGGAGATATTGCTGAAGCGCCTAATACATTTACAACATTAGTTCATACCAATGGAAAAGATATCAAACCAACTAATGGTGCCGGTACTTATTTTATTACTGTGGATTGGACAAAAAACACCTATTCAATCGCTCCTAGACAAGTTGCGGTAATTGGTGATGCAACTCCAAATGGATGGGGTGCTGCAACTTATTTAAACTTTGAGACTAATGCTGCTTCACCTTATTTTAGAATGTATACTATAAACTTAACCCTCAAAGCAGATGCTTTCTTAGTGCGCTTAGCAGATGATTGGTCTGTAAAAATGGGTACAGTATCAGGCAGTAAAGAAACATTAGTTGCTACTTCTGCTAATAAAATAAGATTGAATGGAGGTGACATGGTTGTACCTGCTGCAGGAAATTATAAAATCGTTCTTGATTTAAGAAATGCTGCAAACTATAACTTAAGACTTATTCCTAATTAA
- a CDS encoding efflux RND transporter periplasmic adaptor subunit: protein MDTIIKSKNNKKKYLITALPIILILGYIAFASATKKRSLNVKKEEITIKMVEDNFFEDFMSFQAKAVPVNSMLVNIIEGGAVQEIFVENGDMVTKGQSLARLYNPNAELAYMQQETAIIEQINNLEKAKLDLRNQELNLGKDLIAIEHDYLDAKNLLDTNKNLFEQEILAKSEWEKTKENYRFQKERMYIIKQSVNKEKQANQIQIGQLNQSIGIMNKSLGILRTNKKNFLVTAPISGRLSSFEPILGKTYAQNTSIGFIDDQKGYKLVADIDEFYLDRISEKQKGTVDFENKAIEVQITKVIPEVKNGRFQVELDFVSKDKMDLKQGLSFGVKLNLSEKTKTTVLSKGSFNEETSGKWIFVVNGNKAERREIKLGRENPLYYEVLGGLKAGEKVITSSYKDYKLAEVLNLE from the coding sequence ATGGACACCATAATTAAAAGTAAAAATAACAAAAAAAAGTATCTAATAACCGCATTACCCATTATCTTGATTCTGGGTTATATCGCTTTTGCATCGGCTACCAAAAAAAGAAGCTTGAATGTAAAAAAGGAAGAAATTACGATTAAAATGGTTGAAGATAATTTCTTTGAAGATTTTATGTCTTTTCAGGCCAAAGCGGTTCCTGTAAATTCCATGCTCGTTAATATTATTGAAGGCGGTGCGGTACAGGAAATATTTGTCGAGAATGGCGATATGGTTACCAAAGGGCAATCGCTGGCTAGATTATACAATCCGAATGCGGAATTGGCATACATGCAGCAGGAAACGGCTATTATTGAACAGATAAATAATCTGGAGAAAGCCAAATTGGATTTAAGAAATCAGGAGTTGAATTTAGGCAAGGATCTGATCGCGATAGAACATGATTATCTGGATGCGAAAAATTTATTGGACACTAATAAAAACCTTTTTGAACAGGAGATTCTCGCTAAAAGCGAATGGGAAAAGACAAAAGAAAATTATCGCTTTCAGAAAGAACGGATGTATATCATCAAACAAAGTGTGAACAAAGAAAAGCAGGCAAATCAAATTCAGATTGGACAGCTTAATCAATCGATTGGCATCATGAATAAAAGCCTCGGAATTCTGAGAACCAATAAAAAGAATTTTTTGGTAACAGCGCCAATTTCCGGCAGGCTTTCGTCATTTGAACCGATACTGGGAAAAACCTATGCACAAAACACAAGCATTGGTTTTATTGACGACCAAAAAGGATATAAATTAGTGGCTGATATCGATGAGTTTTATTTGGATCGAATTTCGGAAAAACAAAAAGGGACTGTTGATTTTGAAAATAAAGCCATAGAAGTTCAAATAACAAAAGTGATTCCTGAGGTGAAAAACGGAAGATTTCAGGTGGAATTGGATTTTGTTTCTAAAGATAAAATGGATTTGAAACAAGGTTTGAGTTTTGGCGTAAAATTAAATTTATCCGAAAAAACAAAAACTACAGTGCTTTCAAAAGGCAGTTTTAATGAAGAAACAAGTGGGAAATGGATATTTGTCGTAAACGGAAATAAAGCCGAAAGAAGAGAAATCAAATTGGGCCGTGAAAATCCATTATATTACGAAGTCTTAGGCGGATTGAAAGCAGGCGAAAAAGTAATAACCTCCTCTTATAAAGACTATAAATTAGCAGAAGTTTTGAATTTAGAATAA
- a CDS encoding ABC transporter permease, with protein MLKNWTNIFIYHLKNNKLFTALNVLGLSIGIAGLIFATLYWNDEQSYNDWNPEKNNVFQVLIDIGEDRIWSNAPVTFNPFLKDDPNIEKMMYCENWYESPLYKYNGKKIIIKKLFNAQNNFFDFFPFEFVQGNPKTALQNENSIAMKQETAALFFGTENPIGKQIQYEDKILTVTAIYKITGNSSIAPDAVVSNMKERLDRGKDSWGNFNNGWYIKLKDPSKTAELSKKLNAIYYQNKTIKDAKSEGISPKEFVSKYGKFTFILEPLSVSRLHSQGQGSPEGKGNYQFLLIMSGLSVLILILSIVNYINLATANAIRRAKEVGVRKIVGASKSDIIRQFLFETIITVLISILLALTIVELSLPYYNEFLDKELIIYGNQFYGQIILIFIITVIFAGVFPAIYVSNFETLKVLKGNFGRNKSGVWLRNGMLILQFAIASFFIVGSYIVYEQVRYLANKNLGFSGEQVLEIFYFKPESLLLAENSDKLIFNRYTIVKNELSKIKGVEQVTTGAFKFGGGNDSSSGFSYKGTSIQGQNLALDFGMLEMMKIEMAQGRYLNLKIASDTINSMMVNETALKIMNEKNPIGKIVDWNDQKLKIIGVVKDFNLFSPQGKVPPMVFFHFKTVPWTIGNLQHIYVKIKAENMEQTIAAIEKFWIKNVDSDYPFQYDFIDKSYMRTYKAYVKQKNLFSLLNGIVILIALFGLFALASYSIERRMKEIAIRKTLGAETDVLLKELSKQYIIFSVIGFLTALFPAYYLLNKWLENFANRIDITIYPFIIGFIVLLFLTLLVVLSRAYQATRMDVLKYLKYE; from the coding sequence ATGTTAAAAAACTGGACAAACATATTTATCTATCATCTTAAAAATAATAAGCTTTTTACAGCTTTGAATGTTTTGGGATTATCAATCGGAATTGCTGGATTGATTTTCGCTACTCTTTATTGGAATGACGAACAGAGTTACAACGATTGGAACCCTGAGAAGAATAATGTCTTTCAGGTTTTGATAGACATAGGAGAGGATAGGATCTGGTCAAATGCGCCAGTTACGTTCAATCCATTTCTAAAAGATGATCCCAATATTGAGAAAATGATGTACTGCGAAAACTGGTACGAATCACCTCTCTATAAATACAATGGCAAAAAAATAATTATTAAAAAATTATTTAATGCTCAAAATAATTTCTTTGATTTTTTTCCTTTTGAATTTGTGCAGGGAAATCCAAAAACGGCATTGCAGAACGAAAATAGTATTGCGATGAAACAGGAAACGGCTGCATTATTTTTTGGAACTGAAAATCCTATAGGAAAACAAATTCAATATGAAGATAAAATTCTAACGGTTACAGCAATATATAAAATTACTGGAAATTCATCTATTGCTCCAGATGCGGTCGTAAGTAACATGAAAGAAAGATTAGATCGCGGTAAAGACTCTTGGGGAAACTTTAATAACGGCTGGTATATAAAATTAAAAGATCCCTCTAAGACTGCCGAGCTTTCTAAAAAACTAAATGCTATTTATTATCAGAATAAAACAATTAAAGATGCAAAATCCGAAGGAATCAGCCCAAAAGAATTTGTGTCAAAATACGGGAAGTTTACTTTTATTTTAGAACCGCTTTCTGTTTCAAGATTGCATAGCCAGGGACAAGGTTCACCCGAGGGAAAGGGCAATTATCAATTTTTATTGATAATGTCAGGATTGTCCGTTTTGATTTTGATCTTATCAATTGTAAATTATATCAATCTGGCAACAGCAAATGCTATCCGCCGAGCTAAAGAAGTAGGTGTCCGAAAAATAGTTGGAGCTTCAAAATCGGATATAATCAGGCAGTTTTTATTTGAAACAATTATTACGGTTCTAATTTCTATTTTATTAGCATTAACTATTGTTGAGTTGTCTTTGCCGTATTATAATGAGTTTTTGGACAAAGAGTTGATCATTTATGGAAACCAGTTTTACGGACAAATTATATTGATTTTTATAATTACAGTAATTTTTGCTGGTGTATTTCCGGCCATCTATGTATCCAATTTTGAAACTTTAAAAGTGCTGAAAGGAAATTTTGGAAGAAATAAAAGCGGAGTGTGGCTTCGAAACGGAATGCTGATTCTGCAGTTTGCCATTGCCTCTTTCTTTATTGTTGGTTCTTACATTGTGTATGAGCAGGTGCGCTATCTGGCAAACAAAAATCTTGGTTTTTCTGGAGAGCAGGTTTTAGAAATTTTTTATTTTAAGCCAGAATCTCTTCTTCTTGCCGAAAATTCGGATAAGCTGATATTTAACCGGTACACTATTGTCAAAAATGAACTCTCAAAAATAAAAGGAGTAGAACAGGTAACTACCGGAGCATTTAAATTTGGCGGAGGCAATGATTCTTCTTCAGGCTTTAGTTATAAAGGTACCAGTATTCAAGGCCAGAATCTGGCTCTTGATTTTGGTATGCTCGAAATGATGAAAATCGAAATGGCTCAAGGGCGATATCTGAATCTCAAAATAGCTTCCGATACCATAAATTCTATGATGGTCAATGAAACTGCTTTGAAAATAATGAATGAGAAGAATCCAATTGGTAAAATTGTCGACTGGAATGATCAAAAGCTGAAAATTATTGGAGTTGTCAAAGATTTTAATCTTTTCAGTCCTCAGGGAAAAGTGCCTCCAATGGTTTTTTTCCATTTCAAAACTGTGCCGTGGACTATTGGTAATCTTCAGCACATCTATGTGAAAATCAAAGCAGAAAACATGGAGCAGACTATTGCTGCTATTGAAAAGTTCTGGATCAAAAATGTCGATTCCGATTATCCTTTTCAATATGATTTTATTGATAAAAGCTATATGAGAACTTATAAAGCGTATGTAAAACAGAAAAATCTTTTTTCACTGCTAAATGGAATTGTAATCCTTATTGCCCTTTTCGGATTATTCGCTCTAGCTTCCTATTCTATCGAAAGACGTATGAAAGAAATTGCTATTCGAAAAACATTGGGTGCCGAAACGGATGTTTTGCTTAAAGAACTCTCCAAACAATATATTATTTTCAGTGTAATCGGATTTTTAACAGCTCTGTTTCCGGCGTATTACTTACTTAATAAATGGCTGGAAAATTTTGCAAATAGAATTGACATCACTATTTATCCGTTTATAATTGGTTTTATTGTTTTATTGTTTTTAACACTTTTGGTAGTGCTTTCAAGAGCATATCAGGCAACTAGAATGGATGTTTTGAAATACCTAAAATATGAATAA
- a CDS encoding secretion protein, translated as MKTILKLSLVVLVTMTGINTYAINDDFLLNVKKGEGKEISFSVNEIKKANVTIYDQSHNIIYNELVTGKEGIARAYNLEEFPEGVYFLEVETNLKKVVHEIVVADKTTTLSRKSLTEVYKGDLKIKNQNVAEAN; from the coding sequence ATGAAAACGATTTTAAAATTAAGTCTGGTAGTATTAGTGACAATGACTGGTATTAATACATACGCAATCAACGATGATTTTTTGCTTAATGTGAAAAAGGGTGAGGGAAAAGAAATTAGTTTTTCGGTAAATGAGATTAAAAAAGCCAATGTGACAATCTATGATCAGTCTCATAACATAATTTATAATGAACTGGTAACGGGAAAAGAAGGAATTGCAAGGGCGTATAATCTTGAGGAATTTCCTGAAGGAGTTTACTTCTTGGAAGTAGAAACTAATCTAAAGAAAGTGGTGCACGAGATTGTGGTTGCGGATAAGACTACTACATTGTCTAGAAAATCACTTACTGAAGTGTATAAAGGTGATTTGAAGATCAAAAATCAAAATGTGGCTGAGGCTAATTAA
- a CDS encoding alpha-amylase family glycosyl hydrolase has protein sequence MKKTLLMFSLLLSAISFAQQQTVTYLINPSTFDETASITITINGNSINESTWGVTGNALYMWAWAFDIDDTTQKGTPLNGSWDSSNEASKFTYNAGNDTYTKTFVPTTYYNTTNIGKIGFLIKAKDGTGDKKSQDILAEVGSFQVTLTSPSQNSTTILASGGSLSITASNTNGAANYNLKSNGTSINTASAASNYSYTHSSITQNQNYELEVTQGTTTITKKFSVIINPNTVSETIPVGLSEGINYNPTDATKATLVLEAPLKDFVYVAGSFNNWQPGNSYAMKKDATAGSTKFWLELTGLVSGTNYTYQYWVGESTPIANSPALVKTADPYSTLVLSPYDDSGIPAVNYPNMPAYPAGQDKEVTVLQTGQTPYAWSSFTTNFVKPEKDKLVVSEVLVRDFDANRNYQNIIDRIDYFKNLKINAIELMPVMEFEGNESWGYNTSFHMALDKFYGTSAKLKELIDLCHKNGIAVILDVALNHAFGRNPMVRMWMNDPDGDGYGSPTAENPYFNTVAKHSYSVGEDFNHSSALTKNYVKRVIKQWIQEYKIDGFRWDLTKGFTQNCTASDESCTNSYQQDRVDILKEYADYSWSLDPTHYTIFEHLGSDTEEKEWANYRFTETPSKGVMMWGKMTDNYNQLSMGYNSSNDISRMYGPNHSGFLGNRVMGYAESHDEERLMYKNIQYGNTANAAHNVKTLSVALSRMSAIGAVTLLIPGPKMIWHFGELGWDTSIYTCTDGTLNDNSSTIAGDCKLSTKPQPQWTNNWLSDNSRNKIYYDWARMIALKTTEPVFSGTATVPSATTLTPNIKITNSSLASSTLKDVLIIANFDVTAKNVATGFQYTGSWFNLMDNSPYTVTDVNATISLQPGEFRIYGNKSTVLATTDFEIMKDIFISPNPASNYFSLNTDTAKIQIFSITGQLIKTFSKPHTKEYLYNINELNNGLYFIKVYNEANQIKVIKLIKQ, from the coding sequence ATGAAAAAAACTCTACTTATGTTCAGCCTTTTGCTGTCAGCAATTTCATTTGCCCAACAGCAGACTGTTACATATTTAATAAACCCCTCCACATTCGATGAAACAGCTTCTATCACAATCACTATTAATGGGAACAGCATCAATGAGAGCACTTGGGGAGTAACTGGAAATGCACTTTACATGTGGGCCTGGGCTTTTGATATTGACGATACAACTCAAAAAGGCACTCCTCTTAATGGCTCTTGGGATTCTTCAAATGAGGCAAGTAAATTCACCTATAATGCAGGTAATGATACTTATACAAAAACTTTTGTCCCAACTACCTATTATAACACAACTAATATTGGTAAAATTGGTTTTCTAATAAAAGCTAAAGACGGAACGGGAGACAAAAAATCGCAGGATATCCTTGCCGAAGTAGGCTCTTTCCAAGTTACCCTAACTTCACCATCACAAAACAGTACTACTATTTTGGCATCGGGCGGAAGTCTATCAATTACTGCAAGTAATACTAATGGTGCTGCAAATTACAACCTAAAATCTAACGGAACCAGTATCAATACAGCTTCAGCTGCTTCAAATTATTCATATACCCACAGCAGTATTACTCAAAATCAAAACTATGAACTGGAAGTAACACAAGGTACCACAACAATTACCAAAAAATTCAGTGTAATCATAAATCCAAATACAGTTTCAGAAACAATCCCTGTTGGTTTGTCCGAAGGAATAAACTACAACCCAACTGATGCTACAAAAGCTACTTTAGTTTTAGAAGCGCCGCTAAAAGATTTTGTATATGTTGCTGGAAGTTTTAATAATTGGCAGCCTGGTAATTCATATGCCATGAAAAAAGACGCAACAGCCGGCTCCACAAAATTTTGGCTGGAATTAACAGGTTTGGTATCTGGAACAAATTACACTTACCAGTATTGGGTGGGAGAATCAACCCCTATTGCTAATTCGCCGGCTCTTGTAAAAACTGCCGATCCTTATTCTACGTTAGTATTATCTCCTTATGATGATTCAGGAATTCCTGCTGTAAACTATCCCAATATGCCTGCATATCCTGCTGGACAGGATAAAGAGGTAACTGTTTTACAAACTGGACAAACACCTTACGCATGGAGTAGTTTCACAACTAATTTTGTAAAACCAGAAAAAGATAAACTGGTAGTATCCGAAGTGTTAGTAAGAGATTTTGATGCCAATAGAAATTATCAGAATATAATTGACCGTATTGATTATTTCAAAAATTTAAAAATAAATGCCATCGAATTAATGCCCGTCATGGAATTTGAAGGCAATGAAAGCTGGGGTTACAATACCTCATTTCATATGGCACTGGATAAATTTTACGGTACTTCTGCAAAACTGAAAGAACTAATAGACCTATGCCATAAAAACGGCATTGCAGTTATTCTAGATGTGGCTTTAAACCATGCCTTTGGCAGAAATCCAATGGTAAGAATGTGGATGAATGATCCTGATGGTGACGGTTATGGCTCCCCAACGGCTGAAAATCCTTATTTCAATACCGTTGCAAAACACAGTTATAGTGTAGGTGAAGACTTTAATCATTCATCGGCATTAACAAAAAACTATGTAAAAAGAGTCATCAAGCAATGGATACAAGAATACAAAATTGATGGTTTCCGCTGGGATTTAACCAAAGGTTTTACACAAAACTGCACGGCTTCTGATGAAAGCTGCACCAACAGTTACCAACAAGACAGGGTAGATATCTTAAAAGAATATGCCGACTATTCATGGTCATTGGATCCAACTCATTATACAATTTTTGAACATTTAGGCTCTGATACCGAAGAAAAAGAATGGGCTAATTACCGTTTTACCGAAACTCCAAGTAAAGGTGTAATGATGTGGGGAAAAATGACTGATAATTACAATCAATTATCAATGGGATACAATTCAAGTAATGATATTTCAAGAATGTATGGACCAAACCACAGCGGTTTTCTAGGAAACAGAGTTATGGGCTATGCCGAAAGTCATGACGAAGAACGTTTAATGTATAAAAATATTCAATACGGAAATACAGCCAATGCTGCTCACAATGTAAAAACACTTAGTGTCGCTTTATCAAGAATGTCGGCCATAGGAGCCGTCACTTTATTAATACCTGGTCCGAAAATGATATGGCATTTTGGTGAATTGGGCTGGGACACGTCAATTTATACCTGTACCGACGGAACCTTAAATGACAATTCATCAACAATTGCAGGAGATTGTAAATTATCTACCAAACCACAGCCTCAATGGACTAACAATTGGCTGAGTGATAATTCCAGAAATAAAATCTATTATGATTGGGCAAGAATGATTGCATTAAAAACAACCGAGCCGGTTTTTTCAGGTACAGCTACAGTTCCATCAGCTACAACATTAACGCCAAACATTAAAATAACAAACAGTTCATTAGCAAGCTCGACCCTTAAAGATGTTCTTATAATTGCGAACTTTGATGTAACTGCCAAAAATGTAGCAACAGGATTTCAATATACTGGATCATGGTTCAATTTAATGGACAATTCCCCATACACTGTCACTGACGTTAATGCCACTATTAGCCTCCAGCCTGGTGAGTTTAGGATTTACGGAAATAAATCAACTGTCTTAGCAACAACTGATTTTGAAATCATGAAAGATATTTTCATTTCACCAAATCCAGCTTCAAATTACTTTTCATTAAATACTGATACTGCCAAAATCCAAATCTTTTCAATAACTGGACAATTAATAAAAACGTTCAGCAAACCACACACTAAAGAATACCTATACAATATAAACGAATTAAATAATGGTTTATATTTTATTAAAGTTTACAACGAAGCCAATCAAATAAAAGTAATTAAACTTATAAAGCAATAA